One segment of Massilia sp. Se16.2.3 DNA contains the following:
- the zwf gene encoding glucose-6-phosphate dehydrogenase: protein MALLDFDLVFFGGSGDLSMRKLLPAMYARDVANDLPPTARIICVGRDASSQEAFLDFVDTHSKQHIKDQDSIDVQKWQSFLQRITYVALDATNVKTYAPLVDALRQDDAITRVYYLATPPHLFAQICDNLAETGLATPNSRVVLEKPLGRDLESAKQINLDVGKVFAESQIYRIDHYLGKETVQNLLALRFGNVLFEPLWRREWISDVQITIAEKIGVGNRLGYYDTSGALRDMLQNHLLQLLCIVAMEPPTSISPDAVRDAKLQVLRSLKRFTPTTLAQNIVRGQYRAGYVDGQPVPGYRDEPDAPKQSKTETFVAMKAEIDTWRWAGVPFYLRTGKRMADRLAEIVVRFKPIPHSIFNQPTSSFQPNSLVIRLQPDEGLSLNLMAKTPGDSMRLKQAELELDFREQFKAPRMEAYERLLLDVLRGQLTLFMRGDELEAAWEWVEPILDHWEQDDSTPVPYASGTWGPAASSALIGRDGLQWREEALPED from the coding sequence ATGGCTCTTCTTGACTTCGACCTCGTCTTCTTTGGCGGCAGCGGCGACCTTTCCATGCGCAAGCTGTTGCCGGCAATGTATGCGCGCGATGTCGCCAACGACCTGCCGCCGACCGCGCGCATCATCTGCGTCGGGCGCGACGCGAGTTCGCAGGAAGCCTTCCTCGACTTCGTCGACACGCACTCGAAGCAGCACATCAAGGACCAGGACAGCATCGATGTGCAGAAGTGGCAGAGCTTCCTGCAACGCATCACCTATGTCGCCCTCGATGCGACGAACGTGAAGACCTATGCCCCACTGGTCGACGCCTTGCGCCAGGACGATGCGATCACGCGCGTGTACTACCTCGCCACCCCGCCCCACCTGTTCGCGCAGATCTGCGACAACCTCGCCGAAACCGGCCTGGCGACGCCAAATTCGCGCGTGGTGCTGGAAAAGCCCCTGGGCCGCGACCTGGAATCGGCCAAGCAGATCAACCTCGACGTCGGCAAGGTGTTCGCCGAATCGCAGATCTACCGGATCGACCATTACCTGGGCAAGGAAACCGTGCAGAACCTGCTGGCGCTGCGCTTCGGGAACGTGCTGTTCGAGCCGCTGTGGCGGCGCGAATGGATTTCCGACGTGCAGATCACCATCGCCGAGAAGATCGGCGTCGGCAACCGCCTCGGCTACTACGACACCTCGGGCGCCCTGCGCGACATGCTGCAGAACCACCTGCTGCAACTGCTGTGTATCGTGGCGATGGAGCCGCCCACCTCGATTTCGCCGGACGCCGTGCGCGACGCCAAGCTGCAGGTACTGCGTTCGCTGAAGCGCTTCACCCCGACCACGCTGGCCCAGAACATCGTGCGCGGCCAGTACCGCGCCGGCTATGTCGACGGCCAGCCGGTGCCGGGCTACCGCGACGAGCCGGACGCGCCGAAACAGTCGAAGACCGAAACTTTCGTGGCCATGAAGGCCGAGATCGACACCTGGCGCTGGGCCGGGGTGCCCTTCTACCTGCGCACCGGCAAACGCATGGCCGACCGCCTGGCCGAGATCGTGGTGCGCTTCAAGCCGATCCCGCATTCGATCTTCAACCAGCCGACGTCGAGCTTCCAGCCGAACAGCTTGGTCATCCGCCTGCAGCCCGACGAGGGCCTGTCGCTGAACCTGATGGCAAAGACGCCAGGCGACTCCATGCGCCTCAAACAGGCCGAACTCGAACTCGATTTCCGCGAGCAGTTCAAGGCGCCGCGCATGGAAGCCTACGAGCGCCTGCTGCTCGATGTGCTGCGCGGCCAGCTGACCCTGTTCATGCGCGGCGACGAGCTGGAGGCGGCCTGGGAATGGGTCGAGCCGATCCTGGACCACTGGGAGCAGGACGACAGCACGCCGGTGCCGTATGCATCCGGCACCTGGGGTCCGGCGGCATCGTCGGCGCTCATTGGGCGCGACGGCTTGCAGTGGCGCGAAGAAGCGTTGCCCGAAGACTAA
- a CDS encoding SMP-30/gluconolactonase/LRE family protein, translating into MKSLKFEVVHHEPMQVGECPLWHDVESALYWVDINGLTVNRVHPASGKFSSWTMASEPSAIAADDDNNLVVATRLGFVRLNTTSGAMTDICPAPYDTKIVRFNDGRVDPQGRFWVGTMYEPRDKPMAEMYVLERDALHLAWSGNMTNSNGLAWSLDGRAMFHADTTSHRIDRYDFDAASGTPANGRTLLSFSTDKTAADYGGRPDGATVDSEGNYWVAMFEGGRLLKLSPEGELLREIPLPVRCPTAVAFGGADLRTLYITSASHGRSAAEVAQYPLTGKVLSLRVDVPGVVSADYRR; encoded by the coding sequence ATGAAATCCCTGAAATTCGAGGTCGTCCATCACGAGCCGATGCAGGTCGGCGAATGCCCTCTCTGGCACGATGTGGAATCGGCCCTGTACTGGGTCGACATCAACGGCCTGACGGTCAACCGCGTGCACCCGGCCAGCGGCAAATTCTCGAGCTGGACGATGGCCTCGGAACCATCGGCCATCGCGGCGGACGACGACAACAACCTGGTCGTGGCGACGCGCCTGGGTTTCGTGCGCCTCAATACAACCAGCGGAGCGATGACCGACATCTGCCCGGCGCCGTACGACACGAAGATTGTCCGCTTCAACGACGGCCGCGTCGATCCGCAGGGCCGTTTCTGGGTCGGCACCATGTACGAGCCGCGCGACAAGCCGATGGCGGAAATGTACGTGCTCGAACGCGACGCGTTGCACCTGGCCTGGTCGGGCAACATGACCAATTCGAACGGCCTGGCCTGGAGCCTTGACGGACGCGCCATGTTCCATGCCGACACCACCAGCCACCGCATCGACCGCTACGATTTCGATGCCGCCAGCGGCACGCCGGCGAACGGCCGCACCCTGCTGAGCTTTTCGACCGACAAGACTGCCGCCGACTATGGTGGTCGCCCGGACGGCGCCACGGTCGACAGCGAAGGAAACTATTGGGTGGCGATGTTCGAGGGCGGCCGGCTGCTGAAGCTCTCGCCCGAAGGCGAACTGCTGCGCGAGATCCCGCTGCCGGTGCGCTGCCCGACCGCCGTTGCCTTCGGCGGCGCCGACCTGCGCACGCTGTACATCACCAGCGCCAGCCATGGTCGCTCGGCCGCCGAGGTCGCGCAGTATCCGTTGACGGGCAAGGTGCTGTCGCTGCGGGTGGATGTGCCGGGAGTGGTCAGCGCCGACTACCGGCGCTGA